The Candida dubliniensis CD36 chromosome 2, complete sequence genome contains a region encoding:
- a CDS encoding asparagine synthase, putative yields MCGILLKVANKPLDVPSCIPQPLKPQHNDHQNNNNNNNNNNFNHQQWETLDTNIIQTFLDKGSELKPLTNQQLYKLNNLSHLRELNNQLSKLKNNVKTLSSPDLENQRQQDITQLQSQIDLISRDDETDGLLSDMQQQEQGLDRMIYNISNRGPDYLNFSQFTTTTNNGDEFYFQTFSAILSLRQPFTKQPIFKDQFVLQFNGELYNQECLQINDTQFIIDKLHECLKVCDDRTNAILLTLKSLNGEFAIILIDLLENKIYFGRDSIGKRSLCYELIDSTTDNNSNNNKQITISSVSSEGFIDCENIIYEYNLVNNSLATHKLHELPKYINPGIGLIDETRLVEELYDQLKKSIWKRQDSIHPLIEDNNQESKLAILFSGGLDCTIVANIICQLFIENGTKTPIDLLTVGFENPRTNQKSNDSPDRKLAIKSWFHLNKQFPLINLQLIEINVDYKSWLLHKNRVQKLMYPYNTEMDLSIAIAFYFASSSCLGSIISKTILIDKTIDWETFIQSPDKYITKVENYQSKAKVLFSGLGADELFAGYSRHEAIFNKKENANTSNQNGHLYKELQESLNYDISIIHQRNLSRDDRVISCWGKELRYPYLDQDFINWVIQNIPPELKFKYEYTLFNNKKKKSNNNNKLTFIPTRKYILRQLANYLQMPYVSLELKRAIQFGAKSAKLEIGQNKTKGTDSL; encoded by the coding sequence ATGTGTGGGATTTTACTTAAAGTAGCAAATAAACCATTGGATGTACCGTCATGTATTCCACAACCATTAAAACCACAACACAACGACCAccagaacaacaacaacaacaacaacaacaataacttTAATCATCAGCAATGGGAAACTTTAGACACCAACATTATACAAACATTTTTAGATAAAGGATCAGAATTAAAACCATTAACtaatcaacaactttataaattaaataatttatctcATTTAAgagaattaaataatcaattatcaaaactTAAAAACAATGTGAAAAcattatcatcaccagATTTAGAAAATCAACGACAGCAAGATATTACACAATTACAATCACAAATAGATTTGATTTCCAGAGACGATGAAACTGATGGGTTATTATCTGATatgcaacaacaagaacaaggTTTGGATCGGAtgatttataatatatCTAATAGAGGTCcagattatttaaatttcaGTCAattcaccaccaccaccaataatgGAGATGAATTTTATTTCCAGACATTTCTGGCGATATTATCATTACGACAACCATTTACTAAGCAACCAATTTTTAAAGATCAATTTGTATTACAATTCAATGGAGAATTATATAATCAAGAATGTTTACAAATTAATGATACacaatttataattgataaattacatGAATGTTTAAAAGTTTGTGATGATAGAACTAATGCTATTTTATTAACTTTAAAATCACTTAATGGAGAATTTGctataattttaattgatctATTGGAgaataaaatttattttggtCGTGATTCTATTGGGAAACGTTCATTATGttatgaattgattgatagtactactgataataatagtaataataataaacaaattactATTAGTTCTGTATCAAGTGAAGGATTTATTGATTgtgaaaatataatttatgaATATAATTTAGTGAATAATAGTTTGGCAACACATAAATTACATGAATTACCGAAATATATCAATCCAGGAATTGGACTTATTGATGAAACTCGTTTAGTGGAAGAACTAtatgatcaattgaaaaaatctatATGGAAACGACAAGATTCTATTCATCCTTTAATAGAAGACAATAATCAAGAAAGTAAATTAGCAATATTATTTAGTGGTGGATTAGATTGTACTATAGTGGCCAACATAATATGTCAATTATTTATCGAGAATGGCACCAAAACcccaattgatttattaacaGTAGGATTTGAAAATCCTCGAACTAATCAAAAAAGTAATGATAGTCCTGATAGGAAATTAGCCATTAAATCATGGtttcatttaaataaacaattcccgttgataaatttacaattgattgaaattaatgTTGATTATAAATCTTGGTTATTACATAAGAATCGAGTACAAAAATTAATGTATCCATATAATACTGAAATGGATCTTTCAATAGCCATTGCATTTTATTTTGCTTCTTCTAGTTGTCTTGGAAGTATTATTTCGAAAActattttaattgataaaaccATTGATTGGGAAACATTTATCCAGTCACCAGATAAATATATCACCAAGGttgaaaattatcaatctAAAGCTAAAGTTTTATTTAGTGGATTAGGAGCTGATGAATTATTTGCTGGATATTCACGTCATGAAGCTATTTTCaataagaaagaaaatgcCAATACTTCTAATCAGAATGGTCATCTTTATAAGGAATTACAAGAATCATTGAATTATgatatatcaattattcATCAACGTAATTTAAGTAGAGATGATCGAGTTATTAGTTGTTGGGGTAAAGAATTACGTTATCCATATTTAGATCaagattttattaattgggttattcaaaatatcccaccagaattgaaattcaaatatgaGTACACTCTttttaataacaaaaagaaaaagtctaacaacaataacaaattaaCATTTATACCAACAAGAAAGTATATTTTAAGACAATTAGCTAATTATTTACAAATGCCATATGTATCATTAGAACTTAAACGAGCAATTCAATTTGGAGCTAAAAGTGCTAAATTAGAAATTGgtcaaaataaaactaaagGTACTGATAGTCTATAG
- a CDS encoding transthyretin-like protein, putative produces the protein MSVDPITCHILDTTLGKPASGVIVQLFHISNDPSLSEDIQSYANDGGNKHFATAKTDNDGRIKQWIIDPNGDFQNLGINKSTNNVNQSWQILKPGIYKAKFLTGKYFLSLAQTQQQTSTGSGGRTFFPFVEISFIIDNPPDNHYHIPLLLSNYSYTTYRGS, from the coding sequence ATGTCTGTTGATCCAATTACTTGTCATATATTAGACACCACTTTAGGAAAACCAGCTTCTGGTGTTATAGTTCAATTATTCCATATATCCAATGATCCTTCATTATCTGAAGATATACAATCTTATGCTAATGATGGTGGTAATAAACATTTTGCTACGGCGAAAACTGATAATGATGGTCGTATTAAACAATGGATAATTGATCCCAATGGAGATTTCCAAAATTTAGGAATCAATAAAAGTACTAATAATGTTAATCAATCATGGCAAATTTTAAAACCAGGGATATATAAAGCAAAATTTTTAACTGGGAAATATTTTTTACTGTTAGCTCAAacccaacaacaaacatCTACTGGTAGTGGCGGTAGAACATTTTTCccatttgttgaaatttcatttattattgataatccACCTgataatcattatcatattCCTTTATTATTAAGTAATTATAGTTATACTACTTATCGTGGAAGTTAA
- a CDS encoding rRNA methyltransferase, putative (Similar to S. cerevisiae RRP8), with protein MVLFEVKGWDLKNNNKIKVGGLPEKKNKGKNKNKNKREQNQKQFESGSDITNTDTNETPSKSNKDSKDNSRKDKKRKHENEEQSQSDNQSELSKKQKKPKKNDSKDTNNQSIDQSSTNSFISTNKKLTPLQQKMMAKLSGSRFRWINEQLYTISSEEALKLVKDTPSLFDEYHQGFNQQVASWPENPVDVFVNQIKTRGKTRPVNAPGGLPGLQNKQVVIADMGCGEAQLSLDVNNFVNDYNKKTHKKNKKNFKGLDIKVHSFDLKQQNERITVADIKNVPLPDESCSIVIFCLSLMGTNFLDFIKEAWRILIPRGEIWIAEIKSRFSESGGDTKNQNQNQQLIGEEFVNSLKSFGLFHKSTDNSNKMFTRFEFFKPPPDILRERQLKLQKKKKKFIEDEDDRTDIEKLESKRLEKAEGEWLLKPCIYKRR; from the coding sequence ATGGTGTTATTTGAAGTTAAAGGATgggatttgaaaaataataataaaatcaaagtGGGGGGATTACctgaaaagaaaaacaaaggtaaaaacaagaataagaataaaagAGAACAAAATCagaaacaatttgaaagtGGATCAGATATAACAAATACTGATACCAATGAAACCCCATCAAAATCTAACAAAGATTCCAAAGATAACTCAAGAAAAGataaaaagagaaaacaTGAAAATGAGGAACAATCACAATCTGATAATCAAAGTGAGTTGTCCAAGAAGCAAAAGAAACCCAAAAAGAATGATTCTAAGGATACAAATAATCAATCCATTGATCAatcttcaacaaattcatttatatcaacaaataaaaaattaactccattacaacaaaaaatgatGGCTAAATTATCTGGGTCAAGATTCCGTTGGATAAATGAACAATTATATACTATAAGTTCTGAAGAAGCATTAAAATTAGTTAAAGATACCccatcattatttgatgaatatCATCAAGGTTTTAATCAACAAGTTGCTTCATGGCCAGAAAATCCCGTTGATGTATTtgttaatcaaattaaaactAGAGGGAAAACTAGACCAGTTAATGCTCCAGGAGGATTACCTGGtttacaaaataaacaagTTGTTATTGCTGATATGGGATGTGGAGAAGCACAATTAAGTCTTGatgttaataattttgttaatgattataataaaaaaacccataaaaagaacaagaaaaattttaaagGGTTGGATATTAAAGTTCAtagttttgatttaaaacaacaaaatgaaagaattaCTGTTGCTGATATTAAAAATGTCCCATTACCTGATGAATCATGTTCAATAGttatattttgtttatcattaatGGGTACTAATTTTTTAgattttattaaagaagCATGGAGAATTTTAATCCCTAGAGGTGAAATATGGATAGCAGAAATTAAATCACGATTTAGTGAAAGTGGCGGTGACACcaagaatcaaaatcagaaccaacaattaattggtgaagaatttgttaattctttaaaatcatttggATTATTTCATAAACTGACAGATAATTCTAATAAAATGTTTACtagatttgaattttttaaacCACCACCAGATATTTTACGTGAACGTCAATTAAAATtacagaaaaagaaaaagaaatttattgaagatgaagatgatagaactgatattgaaaaattagaaagTAAAAGATTAGAAAAAGCTGAAGGAGAATGGTTATTAAAACCttgtatatataaaagGAGGTAA
- a CDS encoding E3 ubiquitin-protein ligase, putative (Similar to S. cerevisiae RSP5), which produces MAPNTSTSRSNNTTTINVKVVAAESLYKRDVFRQPDPFAVLTVDGSQTKTTITAKKTLNPYWNETFNFQAKEDSILVIQVFDQKKFKKKDQGFLGVINVRIGDVIDLSLNSSEETITRDLKKSNENLAVSGKIIVVISHNRNSNGGATTTATSTARGSSNNIATINGGVSGSGASRIGSTTTTTSANGLGPTSSVPPTGLNQGGASATTTTTTTTTTPGGVRQYSSFEDQYGRLPPGWERRTDNFGRTYYVDHNSRTTTWQRPALDQSETERGQQRQSETEAERRQHRGRTLPGEGSISPLPTGSGNGSSITSGNVTVNASGANTPVNPAAAVSMAASGATTSGLGELPSGWEQRFTTEGRPYFVDHNTRTTTWVDPRRQQYIRTFGPNTTIQQQPVSQLGPLPSGWEMRLTNTARVYFVDHNTKTTTWDDPRLPSSLDQNVPQYKRDFRRKVIYFRSQPALRILPGQCHIKVRRDHIFEDSYQEIMRQTPEDLKKRLMIKFDGEEGLDYGGVSREFFFLLSHDMFNPFYCLFEYSSHDNYTLQINPNSGINPEHLNYFKFIGRVVGLGVFHRRFLDAFFVGALYKMMLHKKVVLQDMEGVDAEFYRSLKWILDNDITDILDLTFSAEEESFGEIVEVDLKPGGRDIEVTEENKHEYVELITEWRISKRVEEQFKAFIDGFNELIPQELVNVFDERELELLIGGLAEIDCEDWKKHTDYRGYQENDQVIQWFWKCVNEWDSEQKARLLQFTTGTSRIPVNGFKDLQGSDGPRRFTIEKAGEANQLPKSHTCFNRVDLPPYTDYESLKQKLTLAVEETVGFGQE; this is translated from the coding sequence atgGCTCCTAatacatcaacatcaagGAGCAACAATACTACAACCATCAACGTCAaagttgttgctgctgaaTCATTATATAAACGAGATGTATTCCGTCAACCAGATCCATTTGCCGTGTTGACAGTTGATGGGTCTCAAACTAAAACTACTATAACTGCTAAAAAAACATTAAATCCTTATTGGAATGAAACTTTCAATTTCCAAGCTAAAGAAGATTCTATATTAGTTATACAAGTAtttgatcaaaaaaaatttaaaaagaaagatcaAGGTTTCCTTGGTGTTATTAATGTTAGAATTGGTGatgttattgatttatcattaaataGTTCTGAAGAAACTATAACTagagatttgaaaaaatctaaTGAAAATTTGGCGGTATCAGGGAAAATTATTGTCGTTATATCTCATAATAGAAATTCTAATGGAGGTGCTACTACCACCGCCACTTCCACTGCCAGAGGTAGTTCCAATAATATTGCTACAATCAATGGAGGAGTTAGTGGTAGTGGGGCTTCACGCATTGGTtcaactactactacaacCTCAGCTAATGGATTAGGTCCAACTTCGTCAGTGCCTCCAACAGGTTTGAATCAAGGAGGAGCCTctgccaccaccaccaccacaacaacaacaacaacaccagGAGGGGTAAGACAATATTCATCTTTTGAAGATCAATATGGTAGATTACCACCTGGTTGGGAACGTAGAACTGACAATTTTGGAAGAACTTATTATGTTGATCACAATTCTAGAACTACAACTTGGCAACGTCCAGCTTTAGATCAATCCGAAACTGAAAGAGGTCAACAAAGACAATCAGAAACTGAAGCTGAAAGAAGACAACATCGTGGTAGAACATTACCTGGTGAAGGATCTATTTCACCTTTACCAACTGGATCAGGCAATGGAAGTTCCATTACTAGTGGTAATGTCACTGTCAATGCATCAGGTGCTAATACACCAGTTAATCCAGCAGCAGCTGTTTCAATGGCAGCTTCAGGTGCCACTACAAGTGGATTAGGAGAATTACCATCGGGTTGGGAACAAAGATTCACTACTGAAGGACGTccatattttgttgatcataatacaagaacaacaacatggGTTGATCCAAGACGACAACAATATATTAGAACATTTGGTCCTAACACCAccattcaacaacaacctgTGAGTCAATTGGGACCATTACCTTCCGGTTGGGAAATGAGATTGACCAATACTGCTCgtgtttattttgttgatcaTAATACCAAAACTACTACATGGGATGATCCAAGATTACCATCTTCATTAGATCAAAATGTCCCACAATATAAACGTGATTTCAGAAGGAAAGTTATATATTTCCGTTCTCAACCAGCATTAAGAATATTACCAGGACAATGTCATATTAAAGTAAGAAGAGATCATATATTTGAAGATTCATATCAAGAAATTATGAGACAAACTCCTGAAgatttgaagaaaagatTAATGATTAAATTTGATGGTGAAGAAGGGTTAGATTATGGTGGAGTTTCTCGtgaattctttttcttattatcTCATGATATGTTCAATccattttattgtttatttgaatattcaTCACATGATAATTATACTTTACAAATCAATCCTAATTCAGGTATTAATCCTGaacatttgaattattttaaatttattggtCGTGTTGTTGGATTAGGGGTATTCCATAGAAGATTTTTGGATGCTTTCTTTGTTGGAGCATTATATAAAATGATGTTACATAAAAAAGTGGTGCTACAGGATATGGAAGGAGTTGATGCTGAATTTTATCGATCATTAAAATGGATTTtagataatgatattaCTGATATATTGGATTTGACTTTTAGtgctgaagaagaaagttTCGgagaaattgttgaagttgatttAAAACCTGGTGGTAGAGATATTGAAGTGacagaagaaaataaacatGAATATGTTGAATTAATAACCGAATGGAGAATAAGTAAACGAGTTGAAGAACAATTTAAAGCATTTATTGATggatttaatgaattaatacCTCAAGAATTAGTCAATGTATTTGATGAACgtgaattagaattattaattggtGGATTAGCTGAAATTGATTGTGAAGATTGGAAAAAACATACTGATTATCGTGGTTATCAAGAAAATGATCAAGTTATACAATGGTTTTGGAAATGTGTTAATGAATGGGATTCAGAACAAAAAGCAAGATTATTACAATTCACAACTGGTACTTCACGTATACCGGTTAATGGATTTAAAGATTTACAAGGTAGTGATGGACCAAGAAGATTTACTATTGAAAAAGCTGGTGAAGCTAATCAATTACCTAAATCTCATACATGTTTCAATAGAGTTGATTTACCACCTTATACTGATTATGAAagtttgaaacaaaaattaacaTTGGCAGTTGAAGAAACAGTTGGGTTTGGACAAGAATAA
- a CDS encoding cell wall protein, putative (Similar to S. cerevisiae DSE1) — translation MTDYYEPTFLFRQNAIKRFSPTLSPISSVESLSLIDSNSINHNSSIYSQPSNSFSSSSSSSWLLNPYNDKDTAILNQSCCLNRTNVKSNYWKIPDESMNLTSMSINKNKGGNPILAISSGKCESNLFIYELNLFNNHLIHHHTISLPNIYAMKWINNTRYLVTGNNKGYAHLVSTPKLATNDVFNRNSEDNDDYEDGDGDGNDSAEICKRFNHRKYLKQNQLENTISTPIRHLNFLNNHENLLSIYNDYLFYWDIKGCHQQTRPSPISISTVSGIKNFDVLENNNNNNNNNTSNTVAICGLFGVSLFDLRDCHFNIPNYAQTQTEKQQSYRKLSANIVKWNPINTNILAAGHGDGVVRLWDIRKQDSYIVELYGHNNYTTSMEWNNNNDLFTGSKDGNIIHWDLSSIDFHDQDYSHDHNNNHKSPIICGLKEGFDSIEFNPKANQLQTKLDQHQCGTILPASNSSIVAMCSTNTDFNEDNDEEIKILSIDSSSFLGVHNKISESINVNINTNKLYYTEEDIQLLLQSQLTNNNNNNVSTSSNDTLVTTNGNNASQDSLVKPLTISRKPTTKINSTTTTTITTTKPTHNRTTSIDESIVSVHNVSNNTLVNSPTRSNICESEDEFTFNVNSITNKGQNQGQNISGGCNNRHSSFSSVSSQQTQLNDSTESLSTVVTDIENEINHHEQKYSSLLLPIEDTTTTITKENNNSDIGVINTAIIST, via the coding sequence atgaCTGATTATTACGAACCAACGTTTTTATTTAGACAGAATGCTATTAAACGATTTAGTCCTACTTTATCACCAATATCCAGTGTTGAAAGTTtatctttaattgattcaaattcaatcaacCATAATTCCAGTATATATTCTCAACcttccaattctttttcttcttcttcttcttcatcatgGTTATTAAATCCttataatgataaagataCTGCtatattaaatcaatcatGTTGTTTGAATCGTACTAATGTTAAATCCAATTACTGGAAAATTCCTGAtgaatcaatgaatttaaCATCAAtgtcaattaataaaaataaaggTGGGAATCCAATATTAGCTATATCATCAGGTAAATGTGAatctaatttatttatttatgaattgaatttatttaataatcatttaattcatcatcatacCATTAGTTTACCTAATATATATGCTATGAAATGGATTAATAATACTCGATATTTGGTTActggtaataataaaggTTATGCTCATTTAGTATCAACACCAAAATTAGCCACTAATGATGTTTTCAATAGAAATAGTGAAGACAATGACGATTACGAGGATGGGGATGGGGATGGAAATGATTCAGCAGAAATTTGTAAACGATTTAATCATAGGaaatatttaaaacaaaatcaattggaaaaCACAATTTCTACACCAATTAgacatttgaattttttaaataatcatgaaaatttattatcaatatataatgattatttattttattgggATATTAAAGGTTgtcatcaacaaacaagaccatcaccaatttcaatttcaacagTTTCTGGGATTAAGAATTTTGATGTACtagaaaacaacaacaacaacaacaataataatacatcTAATACTGTTGCTATTTGTGGATTATTTGGggtttcattatttgatttaagaGATTGCCATTTCAATATACCAAACTATGCTCAAACTCAAACTgagaaacaacaatcatATCGTAAATTATCGGCTAATATAGTTAAATGGAATCCtataaatacaaatatattAGCAGCAGGTCATGGTGATGGAGTAGTAAGATTATGGGATATTAGAAAACAAGATTCAtatattgttgaattatatggtcataataattatacTACTAGTATGGAAtggaataataataatgatttatttactGGTAGTAAAGATGGTAATATAATTCATTGggatttatcatcaattgatttccaTGACCAGGACTATAGCCATGATCACAACAATAATCATAAATCACCTATAATTTGTGGATTAAAAGAAGGATTTGATagtattgaatttaatccAAAAGCCAATCAATTACAAACTAAATTAGATCAACATCAATGTGGAACCATATTACCTGcttctaattcttcaattgttgCCATGTGTTCTACTAATACTGATTTTAACgaagataatgatgaagagattaaaatattatcaattgatagtTCTTCATTCCTTGGTGTGcataataaaatatctgaatcaattaatgttaatataaatactaataaattatattatactgaagaagatattcaattattattacaaagTCAActtactaataataataataataatgtttcCACTAGTTCAAATGATACTTTAGTTACTactaatggtaataatgcATCTCAAGATAGTTTAGTGAAACCATTGACTATTTCAAGAAAACcaaccaccaaaatcaatagtactactactactactattactactacaaaACCAACTCATAATCGTACTACTTCTATTGATGAAAGTATAGTGTCAGTGCATAATGTTTCTAATAATACATTAGTCAATAGTCCAACTAGATCTAATATTTGTGAAAGTGAAGATGAATTTACTTTCAATGTAAACAGTATTACCAATAAAGGTCAAAACCAAGGTCAAAATATCAGTGGTGGTTGCAATAATAGACATTCATCTTTTTCTAGTGTTTCATCACAACAAActcaattgaatgattCAACAGAATCATTATCTACAGTTGTAACTGATATTGAGAATGAAATCAATCATCATGAACAGAAGTATCTGTCGTTATTATTACCCATCGAAGATACAACCACCACAATCACCAAggagaataataattccGATATTGGTGTTATTAATACTGCTATAATTTCAACCTAA
- a CDS encoding chromatin modification-related protein, putative (Similar to S. cerevisiae YNG2), producing MEETTDYPSCSLQNSFISTLDHLPCDIVRSLWLIQSCNLKIDKYKQELNDLLEKYTTTTTNREPSPMTSHFLKRIVELKKRIQYLSRETIQESRAMNNQLITHKLNLLEEMNQLKKIEISKHNLIDDVEMKELRQQLKTHYNEHPLVSQMEAVQEQKDLITSSNDKSKSKSDNGDNTNGISKSKITEKPEKSKLKLILRIPKQDKVIKPKNKKVVKKLEKKPTLQKKHTKRKTDITKDDKKSTKSKKKVQEIIELKEEPGAKSEEEEEEEDNTLYCFCKQPSFGNMISCDNESSCPNGEWFHYKCVGLLNRVDALKYTTGKESWYCSENCKSMALSAKQKSEKISKKRRKRRNHW from the coding sequence ATGGAAGAGACTACTGATTATCCTTCATGTTCACTTCaaaattcatttatatCAACATTAGATCATTTACCGTGTGATATTGTCCGATCACTTTGGTTAATTCAATCAtgtaatttgaaaattgataaatataaacaagaattaaatgatttattagagAAAtataccaccaccactaccaacAGGGAACCCAGTCCTATGACTTCACATTTTTTAAAACGAATAgtggaattgaaaaaacgaattcaatatttatcaCGAGAAACCATTCAAGAATCACGAGCCAtgaataatcaattaattactCACAAATTGAACTTACTAGAAgaaatgaatcaattaaagaaaatcgAAATAAGTAAacataatttaattgacGATGttgaaatgaaagaattaagacaacaattgaaaactcATTATAATGAACATCCATTGGTTTCTCAAATGGAAGCTGTTCAAGAACAAAAAGATTTAATAACAAGTTCTAATGATAAGAGTAAAAGTAAGAGCGATAACGGTGATAATACTAATGGTATTTCAAAATCGAAAATTACAGAGAAACcagaaaaatcaaaacttaAACTAATATTAAGAATCCCTAAGCAAGATAAAGTTATCAAACCTAAGAATAAGAAAGTTGTcaagaaattagaaaagaaaccaaCATTACAAAAGAAACATACCAAAAGGAAAACAGATATTACCAAAGATGATAAGAAATCaaccaaatcaaagaagaaagttcaagaaataatagaattgaaagaagaacCAGGAGCAAAATcagaggaagaagaagaagaagaagataatactctttattgtttttgtaaACAACCATCATTTGGTAATATGATTTCTTGTGATAATGAAAGTTCATGTCCAAATGGAGAATGGTTTCATTATAAATGTGTTGGATTGTTAAATCGAGTGGATGCATTGAAGTATACAACGGGGAAAGAAAGTTGGTACTGTTCTGAGAATTGTAAATCTATGGCTTTGCTGGCAAAACagaaaagtgaaaaaatcCTGAAAAAGAGGAGGAAACGAAGAAACCATTGGTAG